The following proteins are encoded in a genomic region of Syngnathoides biaculeatus isolate LvHL_M chromosome 15, ASM1980259v1, whole genome shotgun sequence:
- the LOC133513330 gene encoding cdc42 effector protein 3-like produces the protein MPLKASLQRKATSGRWSSRQSKRREVLSVNMISLPLADFRHISHIGNDAHRDSFGDLSFLKMGHSLLLQSSQSEQNLFLACSPPPKPPRLNMEAEGSERTDWPADHQENATQKRKKCSSMPLLDSEEGETVLVGRHERGNNIATKQFSSAGWGNLSADTNGNSTVVGDKIEGQQKEEDNAFSFSLDLGPSILDDVLQVMDKLQQ, from the coding sequence ATGCCACTTAAAGCATCCTTGCAAAGAAAGGCAACCTCTGGCCGTTGGTCAAGCAGACAGTCAAAGCGCAGAGAGGTTCTCTCTGTCAATATGATCAGTCTCCCACTCGCTGATTTCCGCCATATCTCACATATTGGAAATGATGCCCATAGAGACAGCTTTGGAGACCTttcgtttttaaaaatgggccaCAGCCTGCTTTTACAAAGCTCCCAAAGTGAGCAAAATCTCTTCTTGGCCTGCTCTCCACCACCCAAGCCCCCTCGTCTAAATATGGAGGCAGAGGGTTCCGAGAGAACGGACTGGCCTGCGGACCACCAGGAGAACGCCACCCAGAAGAGGAAGAAATGCAGCTCAATGCCACTGCTGGACAGCGAGGAAGGTGAGACTGTATTGGTGGGGAGGCATGAAAGGGGAAACAACATTGCGACCAAACAGTTTTCCAGTGCTGGATGGGGCAATCTCAGTGCGGACACCAATGGAAACTCCACGGTGGTTGGTGACAAAATTGAAGGACAACAGAAAGAGGAGGACAATGCCTTTTCTTTTAGCCTCGACCTGGGTCCTTCCATTTTGGACGATGTCTTGCAGGTTATGGACAAACTTCAACAGTGA